CTTGGGGAAGAAGACCTGCTTTTTTTAAACAAGATAGATAAGGGTCAACAGTTTTTTTGGGAAGAGCGGCAATTAAAATATCAAGATGGTCTAAATTATCGTGAACTGGGGCAACAAGCTGAAAATCCAAATAAACTTTTTCAACTGGTAGGGGGATATAATTCTCAGCTTCAAATAAGACAGCTGTTTTTAACTCTTCTTCTTTCATTTTCGGCATCTGGATTACCTGCAGGAAAGCTTTTTTCTCGGGTAAAGAGGCAACAACATTCCTTGTCCTCAATTTTTCTCCTTTAACTTTATTCAATCCTTCTTTAATAATTTCAATTAAAGCCGTTTCATTTTTTATTTCTCCTTCTTCAATTATTCCTGGTTTTATTTTTACTTCTCCCCAAGAAGCTAAAGCCAAAAATTTCCCCTTTTTTTTAAGTTTTACAATCTTCAAAGATAAGTCAGAGAAGTCCAGACCGAATGACTCTGGTTTTAAACTTAAAAATTCTAACATAATTTTAGAAATTAGAAATTTTAATATGACTCTTCCCAATGGTCGATGGTGATTACTGGGGAGAATGTCGGTTTTATTTCCTCGCTATCTATTCTATATCCTAACCCATATCGTATTATATCATCATCCAGAGTAATATTAAGCCACTGCCAAAGACTAACTAAAGATAGTTTTCTGGCTATTATTCCCCCTTTCACATCAAAAGAAGTATCCGGTATGCTGACAAAGCTTACCTCATCATTGGCATAAATTACTCCTTCAATATCAAGGTCAGCAGGGAAAGAAGAAAATAGACCAAAATCTATTTTTCTTTTAGTCAAAAGACCAGAGGGACTTTGAGCCGTAGGTTGAATAATTGTTATTTGAGAAAATCCCTCGTCTTTTTGTCCTCCTCTGGTCCAAGAATATTTCTCTCCGATTTTAATATTATCATCAGCTACTAAGGCCCCTTTAACAACAAGATGGCGACCTCCCCTTAAATCAATATTACCCGTAACATAAGTAATAACATTATTGAGGGTCAAAGTTCCCCCTTCTCCTACTTCCCATAAGAGGTCCTCAAATTCTGAAGTGGAATAGACACATTTGTTGGGTTGGGTAGTACAGGAAGCACCATTGCATAAAACCTCGCATTCCAAGCTATCCTCAGCCGCTTGGGCTCTACATTTAAAAGAATAACAAGGAAGAGGCCCTGGGGAATCAAAATCAACCAAGGGAAGGGATAGGGAATCTGGCGGACAGCCTGAGCCGGCCGGTAGACACTTCTCTGTGCAAACATTTTTTGTGCAGGTAGCTTCAGCAGCTAAAGTACTGGCAGAGGACTTGTTAAGGTTGCCTACTGCTAAAACCTGGCCTTCTAAATCCTCTATTTCAGGAGTTTCAGGATCATCAGGAGTAGCTGGATTATCATAAACTTCAACCGTGCTTGCTCCTTTAATGTCTAAATTGTGATTACTGAAAAGATTACCGTCATTAATCCTCAATTTGCTAAACTTGATGTCAACATTTTCACTGCTTCCACCGGAAAGAATAGCACTGTCTCCAACCGGGCTGGCCAATGCCTTAAATACTGTTGTTTTGACTATTCTTTGAGCGGTTTTCCCATTAGGAAGTGACAGGGTAGAAGTAGAAATTATTTTACCCCGACCGCAAGCAGAATTTTGGATAGTAACTTGATATGATGAACCGTCGCCAAAAGAGTGGGTAAACTCGGCTGTCCAGTAATCTCCGCTCGGATCAGGATTTTTATTATCGCAGTCAATAAAATCAGTTTCCCAAGCCGGATCTCCGTCAGCCGTTATGTCATCGTTCCCTAACTTCCAGATAGCTTCGTTTATTCCTGCTTCAGCTAAATAATAAGTTCGAACTCCTGCCTCCTGGCTTTTAGAAATTCTTAATTCGGTTAAAGTAAAAATTAAAAAATAAGAACCTAAAAGCAATAACGCTATTAAGATTAAAAAAGTAATAATAATAACGGTTCCTTTAGAATTCATAAGTTTCTTCCAAATATTTTAGTTTCTAACTCAATACTTTTATTCCTCTTTTCTAAGGTCAGGGAAATATTAATAATCCTAGAGCCCCAAAATTCTAAATTAGTTACATATTCCCCAATTATTACCGGTCCCTCGGTAGTGATAGTAGTTAAAGTTTCAGTCGGCGAGGTAGTATCCCAGGAAAGAAAAGTACTGGGATCACTGGGAAAATAATATCTTTTTACTTTCCTTTTCACCTCACTACCTTCTTGATAATAACAAATGTAATAGTACCTAGTTGTAATATGACCATCTTCAAATTCAATTATACTGCTTATCTCACTTCCATCATCAGAAAGTTCAGTAATTATCTCCTTTGCCTGGCGAATTTCTCTAGACATTCTTTCCAAAATCACTCTTCCATTTTGAGTAATTTCCGCTACCTCCTCTCCGCTCAGATAACCTCGCTGACTTAAGGTATAGGCAGAATAAACAGCAACGACAACTAAGATAAAAATGGTAATGGCAACGAGCATCTCGGTTAGGGTAAACCCATTTTTCTTGAAATTTGAAATTTGAAACATTAGATATGTAAAGTATTTATAATATTTATCTTTTTGTAATTAAAGTAACGAGTTCTATTTTTTTGGCGGGCACTCCCCAGGAAACGATTACTTTTATCTTTTTTATTCCTGTATCTTCGGGACAATTAGGAGAGGAACTGCCGTTAGGATCAAAACAGGTCACTTCTGTTTCCCTTGAATAAGCGCTAAAAGGAGGGTTAAGTGTTTGCTGTTCACCAGAAATTTCTTCGTATGATGTAGAAATAATTTCTTCCATTTTTGCCTCTCCAAGATAAACTGCCGTAGTAGCCATCTTAGAAGAACTCACTATCTGAATGCCCAATGGAAACATAGCCAAAACTGCCGTAATTCCTACTGCTAAAATAAAAATTGCTATTATCACTTCGATTAGAGTAAAGGCATTCTTCATACTAATCTTTTTTAATTTTAACAAAGCCAGATGGTCTAACCTCAATAGTTTTTGTTTGGTTTTTAGTATTTTCTAAAACAATGGTTCCACTTTCTTTTACTGCTCCATAGGGATTAAATTCCACTTTATCATCAGTAAAATCAGCAGAAAGGGACTCAATTTCGTTCGGTAGAACTACTTCTAAAAGAGGCTGAGTTTGACCACACTGGACTATTTGATATTTTTTTTCTGTCAAAAATAATTGAAAGCAGTGATTAATTTGTTCGGTTACTGCTATTTGCTGGGCGTAGCGGAGGTCAGTAACCAAAGTTCTAACCGCCCCATTCAATTGGATAGTAGGTTGAAATTGTCTATACACCGGGATACTAATTCCAACAAGAATTCCAATAACAGCAAGAACAATTAGAAGTTCTATTAGGGTAAAACTATTTTCCTTGAAACATGAGACATGAAACATGAAACAAATATCTAATATCTAATTTATAGTGCTTCCATCATTGAATACATTGGCTGAATCATTGAGATGGCAAAAAAGCCTACTATTGCTCCAACAATAAGCATTAAAACTGGTTCAATTACAGCTGACAAATTTTTAGTGGCATTAGCAACTTCCTCTTCAAAAAATTCAGCTAATTTTTCTAAAACATCTGAGGTCTTACCGGTCTCTTCCCCAACCTCAATCATCTGAATTACTAAGGTCGGGTAAATATTTTCGTATCGCTTAAGAACTCCAGCCAACTTAGCTCCTTTTTTAACCTCCTCTGCCGCCTCTGATATTGCTTTCTTGTAATGAACATTACCTAAAGTTCCCGAAACAATTTCCAAAGACCTAACAATAGGCACCCCAGCAGCAATAAGAGAAGACAAGGTTCTAACTGTATGGGCAGAATTGGTCTTTTTTATAATAGGGGTTATAATAGGGATTTTTAAAGCAAGGGTATCAAATACTAATCTTCCAGCCTTCGTTTTTAAAATCACCCTTAACAAGAATATAAAAAATAGAATCCCTAATGGAAGCGAGAACCAAAACTTGGATAAAAAAGTGCCAGTAGCAATCACTAATTTAGTAGTAATTGGAAGTTCAATCTCCAATTCAGCAAAAACCCGAGCAAGCTTTGGGACAACTACAATCAACATTAAAATTCCAATACAGGCCATGGCAAAAATTATAACTGCAGGATATATCATTGCCCCTTTTATTTTTGATTTTATCTCATGTTCTTTTTCCATTTGTTGGGTTAAAACTCTTAAAACTTCCTCCAGGGTTCCTGTTTCCTCTCCGACTTTTACCATACTAATGAAAAGTTCAGAGAAAATATTGGGGTATTTAATAAGACCATCAGAAAATGTTTTTCCTTTGATAATTTCTTCTCTTATCTCTAAAAGAGTCTTTTTAAATTTTTTGTTTTTAGTTTGATTAGCTAAAATTCTTAGGGTCCTGGGTAAGGAAACACCGGCAGCAATCATAACTCGGAGATTTCTGGCAAACATTATTTTCTCAGTCAAAGAAACCCAACCAAAAAAAGGAACTGTGATTAAAAATTTCTTTTTATGCTCCTCTTCTTCAGAAGTGGCTTTAATTAAAATAGAACCTTCTTTTCGAAGGATTTTAGCAAGTTCGTGTTCGTTCTTAGCTGACAGAGTTCCTGAGCGCGGCTCTCCTTTTAGGGTTTTGGCAATATAATTATACCGAGGCATGGGATTTACTCTATTATTACCCTCAAAACTTCCTCGATTGACGTTACTCCCTGGGCTGCTTTTACAAATCCATCTTCAATTATTGTTCTCATCCCCTCTTTTTGAGCTTGCCCTTGAATTCGGTCAGTAGTTGCCTGGCTAACAATTAGCTCTTTTATAGTTTCGGTAACATTTAAAACTTCAAAAATCCCAATTCGCCCTTTATGACCTTCGGGACATTCTTTTGAGGGTTTTGGTCGGTAAAATGGAATATTTTTGAAAGTAGCTCTTGGCTTTACTGCTTTTTCTTCCTTTAAAACTTTAAGGACCTTCTCTAAATCACAATATTTAGCTAAATTTTTCAGTTCAGAATCTGTTAAAATGTACTTTTCACTTTCTGAACAAAGCCGCCTAACCAATCTTTGAGCCATAATTACATTTAAAGTTGAAGAGATTAAAAAAGGCTCAGCTTTCATATCAATCAACCGAGGGATGGCTCCGGCAGCATTGGTTGTGTGTAAAGTAGATAAAACCAGATGACCGGTTAAAGCAGCATTAATAGCCAAGCCGGCGGTTTCGTTATCTCTAACCTCACCAACCATAATAATATCTGGGTCCTGCCTGACTAAAGACCGAAGCCCTGAAGCAAAAGTTAAACCAATTTTAGTGTTAACTTGAGTTTGATTAATCCTTG
This sequence is a window from Patescibacteria group bacterium. Protein-coding genes within it:
- a CDS encoding prepilin-type N-terminal cleavage/methylation domain-containing protein yields the protein MKNAFTLIEVIIAIFILAVGITAVLAMFPLGIQIVSSSKMATTAVYLGEAKMEEIISTSYEEISGEQQTLNPPFSAYSRETEVTCFDPNGSSSPNCPEDTGIKKIKVIVSWGVPAKKIELVTLITKR
- a CDS encoding type II secretion system F family protein, with product MPRYNYIAKTLKGEPRSGTLSAKNEHELAKILRKEGSILIKATSEEEEHKKKFLITVPFFGWVSLTEKIMFARNLRVMIAAGVSLPRTLRILANQTKNKKFKKTLLEIREEIIKGKTFSDGLIKYPNIFSELFISMVKVGEETGTLEEVLRVLTQQMEKEHEIKSKIKGAMIYPAVIIFAMACIGILMLIVVVPKLARVFAELEIELPITTKLVIATGTFLSKFWFSLPLGILFFIFLLRVILKTKAGRLVFDTLALKIPIITPIIKKTNSAHTVRTLSSLIAAGVPIVRSLEIVSGTLGNVHYKKAISEAAEEVKKGAKLAGVLKRYENIYPTLVIQMIEVGEETGKTSDVLEKLAEFFEEEVANATKNLSAVIEPVLMLIVGAIVGFFAISMIQPMYSMMEAL
- a CDS encoding prepilin-type N-terminal cleavage/methylation domain-containing protein, encoding MFHVSCFKENSFTLIELLIVLAVIGILVGISIPVYRQFQPTIQLNGAVRTLVTDLRYAQQIAVTEQINHCFQLFLTEKKYQIVQCGQTQPLLEVVLPNEIESLSADFTDDKVEFNPYGAVKESGTIVLENTKNQTKTIEVRPSGFVKIKKD
- a CDS encoding prepilin-type N-terminal cleavage/methylation domain-containing protein — translated: MFQISNFKKNGFTLTEMLVAITIFILVVVAVYSAYTLSQRGYLSGEEVAEITQNGRVILERMSREIRQAKEIITELSDDGSEISSIIEFEDGHITTRYYYICYYQEGSEVKRKVKRYYFPSDPSTFLSWDTTSPTETLTTITTEGPVIIGEYVTNLEFWGSRIINISLTLEKRNKSIELETKIFGRNL